The Primulina huaijiensis isolate GDHJ02 chromosome 17, ASM1229523v2, whole genome shotgun sequence genome window below encodes:
- the LOC140963151 gene encoding uncharacterized protein, translating to MDLKPFKLDIDELISDFTECGSNSFAEFKRLWLSRKFSFIFEARPSSNQGFFMQSLYAHSIGHMVSSSGSLSNRLGGLYCLYCLFETQPFKPCFKIYLSLGELRTLKNLVVKAKSEGLKVVSVMVKSMLEKNMFLFGYVGVNEGSVTERVNELTDIQNAHVQTAYQKLFANSRLEHFIHMDLGMELDVDLLKKKSSEYAVAKELAIKEASQVLDIQNIKHIAENKRPIGDVVEKTAVDWNIQKEMFYEQTGIHLAAAEPPNEENNEVYVPQSFDDNMKQREPWEIIEIQQCDENIAEREVHDDFSKQLEEVLLFQPLEFDNEDAERTED from the exons ATGGACTTGAAGCCATTCAAGCTAGACATTGATGAGCTTATAAGTGATTTTACTGAA TGTGGGTCAAACAGTTTTGCGGAGTTCAAGAGGCTCTGGCTTTCGAGAAAATTCTCATTCATATTTGAGGCTAGGCCCTCCTCTAACCAGGGTTTCTTTATGCAGTCATTATATGCACATTCTATTG GTCACATGGTTTCATCAAGTGGTTCACTCTCAAATAGATTGGGTGGACTGTACTGCTTGTACTGCCTGTTCGAGACTCAACCATTCAAAccttgttttaaaatttatttgtctCTTG GAGAGTTGAGAACGCTTAAGAACCTTGTCGTGAAGGCCAAGTCAGAAGGTTTGAAAGTAGTTTCTGTTATGGTGAAGAGTATGCTAGAAAAAAACATGTTTCTTTTCGGTTACGTGGGCGTGAATGAAGGGTCTGTGACAGAGAGAGTGAATGAACTTACTGATATCCAGAATGCCCATGTCCAAACAGCATATCAGAA GTTATTTGCAAATTCACGGCTGGagcacttcatccacatggacTTG GGCATGGAGTTGGATGTTGATTTACTCAAGAAAAAATCATCTGAATATGCTGTAGCTAAGGAACTAGCCATCAAag AGGCTAGCCAAGTGTTGGACATTCAAAATATAAAGCACATAGCAGAAAATAAGAGACCGATTGGAGATGTGGTGGAGAAGACTGCCGTGGATTGGAATATTCAGAAAGAAATGTTCTATGAGCAAACTGGGATTCATTTAGCTGCTGCAGAGCCTCCAAACGAAGAAAATAATGAGGTTTATGTACCACAGAGTTTCGACGATAATATGAAACAAAGGGAACCCTGGGAAATTATTGAAATTCAACAATGTGATGAGAATATCGCAGAGAGGGAAGTCCATGATGATTTTAGCAAGCAATTAGAAGAAGTTCTGCTATTTCAACCATTGGAATTTGACAACGAAGATGCTGAACGGACAGAGGACTGA